The nucleotide window ttaaaaaaaaaaaaaaaaaaaaaggaaaaaggcgtTATCTCATCCACGCTGCCCGCCCTAGCCCCCCAACTGGAGGCATGCCGGGCGGGGGGATGGGTGGGGGCACGGGTGGCTGTCCTCCAGGGGGGACAGCGGGAGGTGGGTAGCTAGCTGGTGGCAAGCCCAGGCCtggaggagggtggggtggaACTGCATGGGTTGGGGGCAggcgtgggggtgggggcgggaagTTGGGGTTGTAGGTAGGTGGAGGTGGAGGGTAGCCAGGAGTGGGGGGAGGAATGGAAGGTGGAGGGAATGAGGCAGGGGGAGGAGGCACAGGCGGTGGGGGTGGGTTGGGCGGGTAGACGTGGGGGTGGTAGGGAAGGTGTGCAGGTGGGCCATAGGCTGGGGGCAGGGCACCGTAGGAGGGGCCCTCGGTCTTCATCATGGACTGCAGGCTCTGGTAGCCCTCTCCTGACATGTAGGAGCTGGTGGTAGACATCCCCGTCATGTAgctggaggggggtgggggtgggggccggTGTGGCAGCGGTGGTGGCTGGTGCACAGGGGCCGAGTGGGCCGGAGGAGGAATCTGGACTTTGGGGAGGTCACTGGCATccactgggcctggtggctcagccTCACCTAAGGCAGCGGCAAGGGGAGGCTTCCGGTCTGCAGGAGAGAGATTAAGTCATTGCCTGGCTGTGGCTCAAAACATTTGGTCCCTGTGAAGGGACTGGCAGGCAGTGGCTCCTGCAGAGGAACAGGGAGCAGCTGCCACCTCTGTGGCCCAATGTGTGGGCCTACATCCCATGTCTTGATACCATTAGTATTTCCCCACTACCTGTCAGAAGGGCCCTTCCCATGACTGTGATGACAACTGTGTCTCCCTCCCTCAGCCCTGGTCTGCAGACCCCTCTTCCTAGCACAAACACATACCTGGGCTCCTCCATCTTTCTGTTTGTCTCTGACCCCAGAGACTGACCCTGGGAGACAGAGTCACATTGAATTACTGTCTGTAGCACTGGCATTTTGCAGAAAGCCCGAGAACTGGTCAAATGAATGcagtgacatttaaaaaaatattgtacaAGTCTCTGTCATTCCCAATGTACCCAACAAAGTACCAATTCTGGCTTTATTTTACCGAAGAGAAGCCAGATCACTGTACACTCTCAGCAGCTTCCTCTGAAGATGAGTACTTGCGTGTGTGCAGTGGGGCAGGCAGACCTGGCATTCCTGAGATACTCCCATGCTCAGAACCCACCTCCATGTGTCCCAGGAGGCCTTAGAGGGTGCTGGCACGTTCCACACAAGCCTTAATGCCACAGCCAGTTGGATTCACAAACATGCTCTTTCCCTTTTAAGAAACTAACTCTCATAACATTCAACTCTGAGGCCTCTTCAGTGATCAGTGCACCCAGCTTTGTCCTCTGGGCCTGAACTGGAACAGGAAGTGGTCTCCCCTCAGCACTTCACTCCCTTCTGCATACCTGATATCTGACTACCATACTCTGTCACCAAACTGCCCCCTAAGCATCACTGCCAACCTTAAAATCTCTCCAGTCATCTTGTACCTCATGGGAATTCtggctctttcctttcttcactgCCAGGCTCTGCTGTTTCCAACCATGGCCCCCTTACAACTATCTGGCTCCCAGGTCTCACTCAAGTCCCAGGCCTGCCCCCAGCTATCCACAGTGGGAGCCCTTAAGCATGGCCAGCGGTACCTGGGCCCCCATGCGCCACGTCTCTCCTCAGTGGAGACATAACCCCTAGCTCAGGAGCAGAGGAACTGTACTTAATGATCCATAAATACTAGATGAGCAACTGAAATACTAAATGAGCAACTGCAGGCATCTTTTTAAGCAAGGTTCATATTGAACTGGGGATTGTGGGATTTGGCCTGAAGTAGAAAATGATGCCTCTGTTTACTCAAAGCATACAAACCTCCATGACtataaacagaaagaaactgACTCAGCAGCCCATTTGTTATAGGCACACCTTTCTATAAGCCACATGTGCCAACCAATGTGCAGCAGACTAAAAGAGCTGCTGATGGGGCACAGAGACATCTCTGGAATTGCCACACGTTTTGAAAAACACATATTGCCCCTGGCCTTCTCTAGTTTAATGGTTTATCTTCCAAAATGCTCCAGGTAAAGAACGCTGTATTCTTTGTAACTTTCCTCCTTTTTCCTAGTGCTGTCAGGAGTTCACTGTGTACCTGTTGAGAACTTTCCATTCTTTCATGTACTCTCCATGTGACTGAACAATTGTTTATTCTTCAAAATGCACTGAGAGAAGACATCCTGCCAACAGGAAGCAGGTGTGAGAGAGACCTGGAGTCTAACATACAGCAGTTCTGCCTGGATCTTTGGCAGGGTTCTGTTTTCCTAAAACTCACTCTAAATCCATTTATCCTGTGTAGTTCAGCATTTCTGGAGGCAAGAGGTTAGAGAACATACAGATGAACTTATAATTTATAACATCCTCAAAATAAGGACAATTTCTGAAAGATCCCTGTTCATGGCTGCTTTGTAAGTCTTGGCCACATAGTCTCTTTTCTCTAAGCTCTCAGGACCTGCTACATCTATCCTTCCAACAGGTGACAAGGACAGCTAGCCAAGCTGCTTCAGCAGGTGCTTACCTGGAGGTGGGTGGGCTGGAGGCAGTGGTGGATGAGTGGTCTCAATTTTAGGGATTTTAGGTGGTGgtggttctaaaaaaaaaaaagtggattaaAAAACCACTCATACCTTTTCATATGAATATGGAtatcatcaagaaaaaagaaaaagacaaacatacTACCAAAGATTTCTTTCGGAGAGTTAGAACAGATATGGCCAAGACTTTAGGAAGGCTTCAGCTATACTCTAATCCTGTTAATAAATCaaataccaacaacaaaaatccacAAGCTTTGTTGTCGGCCCATTGCCACATCTGCGTAAGTTTCCTCACCATTTCATATGAGTCCCTCCAATATGGGAACTGCGGAGCAGCATCTCAGTTACCAGGGCTCTCCACCTGGAGTCCTCACACCACAGAGGATACAAACACAAGCTCCCAGTAGCAATGGCATGCCACCGAAGCCCTGGGTGCTCACAAGaggaatttctacttttttattcttagacatacttattttttctcttacaaatactgttttccagatgGCTGCATGCCAGAAGCAGCACATTAACTGGAGTCAGTGGAATGATGGAGGCTGGTGTACTGACAGGAGGAAGAATGCAACTTTCATAAAAGCACAAAGTCATTACAACtcagagcagaaaaaaatagtCTACCCTTTGGGATCAGACAGCATCACATAACCAGTATTCACAATGACAGCGCTAGGTCTTCAAGAGAGGCTATAGAAGTTCAATCTCTCTTCTACGTAAGAGGCTGAGGATGTGCACACTCAATGGAGAAagaactctttctgtttttaagcaGTGGCTCTGTCTTCCTGAAACATACTTTAACCTGGCTTGTACACCACTCAGATTTGCATGTCCTCTGGCATCGCTGACCACTTTCTCTTGGTTTCCTTCCTCACAAACACAGGCTGAATTCCAGGGACCtgttttctctttatcttcttcCTCAGAGACTCAACTCCCTCTAAGTGGATGACTGCAAACCTTTATCTCTATCATCCATCTCTCCACCAAAACCATGGGCCATCCATCCCCAGACCCACCAGCCAGCACCTTGCACTCTACCTTTTCCCTCCGTCCCATTAAGTGGTATTACTCTCACCTCAGGTCTgtacctcctccctctcttcccacaGCTAGTCAGCTAAAGCTGTCTAGATCAGTGCTGTCCAACAATATAATAAATGCcacatatatacaattttaaacttttcaatGGTATTTTATTTCTATCTGATAGGTCAAATATTATATTTCAACATGTAACTAATATAAAACTTCATTAACGAGATCCTTTACATTTGCTTTTCTTACAAACTCCTGGTAATCTGGTGAGTCCTTTGTCTTGGCTAGTGCATGGTAATATGCATTTGCATACTTTGAGTGCTCTGCAGCCCTGGGCTGTTGGCCCATGCTGCATGGTGTTGCTGGGACCTCACACCATGGGGAGCACTGCCACATGCTCACACCACATTTCACTTGGTGTGAAGCTTCTCCCCATTTCCAACCACATGTCCCATTTCTGCTGCTAGGaaactcatttttaaatgaactttgaCCTGCCATCCCCCTGCTATCTCCAAAGACTTTCACTGCCTCTGCAAAATCCATATTCCTCCAGACAGACTCTGTGATCTGGTCCTAACCCACATTTTCAATCCTACCAAAAGCTAGTTCCTTTCAACTCTTTACACTCCAGGAAGACTCCTCTCCATTTTCCCCAAATGGTCAATTCCTTTGACCACTTGTATCCTTCTACCTAAAAGCTCCATTCCCTGAACTTTAGATGCTCAAAGGCAAGTCTTCCTCCAGGTTCATGAGTGGCTCTTCTCCTGCCTCTCTGACAGACCTGCACGTCATCACCTCCTGACTGCACACTCCACATGGCATGGAGCATGGCCCATTCTTGTGTCTCACAGTTAATGTCTGTCAACTTGGAGCTAAAAAAAATTCACCTGTACTGAACTCATCATTTCCCCAAAGACACCGAAAAAAAATTTAGCTTTATCCTAACTTGAAGATCTCACAGCAGtttaatgaatgagtaaatatGGTCTGTGCCTTCAAAGAGTTCAGTTTGACAGGGCAGACCAACACAGataaaacatttctaattttctGTTCTGTAATGTTTCAAACTTTGCTCACTTCCTCTATTTATAATATAGAAACAGATTAATCAACTTTGGGTGCTACAAACGTGAAAAAGCCCTAATGCATTTAGAAGAAGGCAGGGTTGGGCCACCGTGGCTCTCTGGGCAGTACACCACAGTCCATTTCCCAGCCTTCACCCTCACCATGCTGCAGCTTTGGGCTCATGAGGGCATCTTGGTAGCCCTGGACTCTTGCTGCTATGATGGCAAAATCTCTAAACAAAATTGCTGCAACAGTTCTCCTACAaccataattatattttatgtatgttaCAGAGTCTATTTTTATTGTCAATAATGTCTTCTGTATTGACAACTATTGTTAGACTATAATCTAAAAATATATGGTCAGCTGGGAAACACAGAAGATAGTGTGCTTTTTCTGGTAGACAGGGGAAAGTTTTTGATGGGCTCTAAGATTAAATTTTAAGGCCAATCTATATAAGTAAGGAAACAATGTTGGCTAAGCatttaaatgaattcaaagtTTTGTATAGCGacacataaaactaaaaaacaaaaaatcagaacAGGAAATTACCTGCTGCTTTGTTGTCTTCTTTGGGAGAGACAACCtgttacagaagaaaaatatacaattattaaCTAAGTGCTGCTATGGTGAGGAAAAATAAGGATtatccaggcactcccagaattaCAGTGACAGAACATGGCCTCATATTTCTGACCTAAACTTGCAGGGCCTCTAACAGATCATCATGTCTACTCTCTTCCTCTTTCGCTTTTCCAACTCGGACAGAAAGACTATGTCAGAACAGCAGGTTCTGAACACCATTTCTGGCGTCCTACTGTACTTCCTGTAGGTGATCCTTGGTTTTGCTGATGTGAGCGCATCCCACATAGCTTCTTATGGGGGCTAGGGAACAAAAATTGGCTTTCTCCACTGGATGGGGTTGCTACCATGGAGAAAATAGACTTGTGCTCCTGCTACTAGAAACTTTTACAAATACTCTGTGTCACTTTAAAGAACTCAACCCTCATGAAGGGCTATGAAGAGACAATTTTTCTAGTAGTCAGGACCACTCAGGGTGGAGGAAACAGTTCactctgtgaggtcaggcagCTGCACGTAGCCAGCATCCACAATGACAATGCTAGGTTGCAGAAACTATATTGCGTAATAGGAGTCAGAGCCCTAGCAGAGATGACACAGGTGGTCATCTCTATGGGGGCTGCACTAGGAGGAAAGAGCCCTCCTGGTTCTCAGAGGAGCCCTTCCTTGGACCACATTAGTTTTCAGGCTCCCCATCGACACACAGACTGTGAGTTTGTGTGAGTCACACACTTCTTCTGTTTAGTTCAATCTGTCAGAAATGGGAACGGTGTTCAGGTGTGGTACTGCCATTTGGAAAGCTCACCATGTCCAGGGCCCTGCCACGGCCCACTCACCACGGCTCGTTTGACCTGTCGGGGAGGACTAGGCTGTGGAGAGGCTTTCTTGGGCTGCTGTGcttgctgttgctgttgctgctgctgctgctgctgctgctgctgctgctgggctgaCTGCTGGGGGTCCTTCTGCTGGGGCTGGGATGGTTCAGAGCCTTGAGATGGTTGTGACTGTTGTACTTGTGGCACTTGTGGTGTAGGCTGAAGAGATGGGGGCTGCTGCAGCTGATGGGGTGTGTGATGAGGCATCTGTTGTTTTCCTTGTGAGTAAAGATCCAGGATTTGGTGGCAGATGTCTAAATGATAGCCGACAATTATATTTAGCAGAAATTCgtattttagataaaattttacCTAGCAAAAAAATTAGTTATGATTTTCCTACAAGGACCAATAAACAGGAATCACATTTGCAACCCAATCTATCTTTATTATGCACAACACTAGTTGTGTAGTTTTTAGTTCACCAAAACTATGAGCttcgaaaaagaaaaaacttatgtATTAgagtttaattaaaaatgcttctGAAAAATTCCTTACATGTACCACTTTTGGAAAATCCATTCTTGGGACTCAAGGTTCCCAGGCAGAGTAAACATGGAACACTACCACAAGAAAGTTCAGCATGCACAGTACCTTCTAAAACATCAACAGGGACATCTTGAACAAACTGCTCCCACCATCTCCTATACATGGGTTTAGAGGTCCATTCTTGTATTTCAAATTTGCACAAACGTCCTGCAAGATACATCACTGCTACTGCTATGATCTCAGGTTCCCACTGTAGTGACAAGGTGGTGCAGAGACTagttcaataagaaaaaaaagattacctGAATTGTATGATCTAACACTTACAATTAAACTAATATATGCAGATTAGATgccatatttaaatattaatttgattATTCTCCCCTAAATATGATTaactataaataaaaaggaagcttttagttttataaaGGTATCAAATTCAGTTAACTATAGTTACTAATTTGTTTCTTAAAGAACCAGAAGGATTTTAGCACATTCAAAAATAGCTACATTTcatgaaatacaaatgaaaatggtTTCTATGTTCTTTAAATTATTGAAATCCTAGCCACTGAACTGCTTCTTCAAATAAAATCTTATGAGGAGGTCAAATATGAGAGAGGCTTCTCTGACTGCCACAGGGTAGGGCTGACAGCAACTCTATTCATAGACATTCTGTTCTTCACCACATCACCTCATTCAATTCTGGACTGTAAAAAGAACAGACTCTAAAACCATTAcaggaaagtattttttttttatagaaacaaatgGAGGTCTACGTATTTAGTTGTCAAAATTCTCTGGAATATTGTTTTGGACTTGTATTTCAAACTGGTGATAAGTTTTCAGCATCTCACACCACATCATGGCAAGGCAGAAAGAAACCCCTTTGCTGGGAAGCAGATGAAGTGAACTTTAGCTCCAGCTTGGCCATTAAGCTGTCACATTTCAGTGTGTGTAGGAGGTGGGTCAGGGATGGACCCCTTTGAAGGTGCTTTTAGTACATCAGTATTTGTTAGTGTTTCTGAGCATGTTAAAGCCAGAATGAGAAAGAGGACAAgacaacatgtaaaaaaaaatgttggtggGGCAGTCCCTGATCACCCCCTCCCCATTAGAATGTGACTGATTAACTGGCTCTTTAAGTAGGGGTAAGTCAGTTTCCTCTGATACAAAATAAGGGATTTGGGTTAAATAAGCCATAAAGTCCCTACTTATTTTAAAA belongs to Nycticebus coucang isolate mNycCou1 chromosome 9, mNycCou1.pri, whole genome shotgun sequence and includes:
- the CCNK gene encoding cyclin-K, which encodes MKENKENSSPSVTAANLDHTKPCWYWDKKDLAHTPSQLEGLDPATEARYRREGARFIFDVGTRLGLHYDTLATGIIYFHRFYMFHSFKQFPRYVTGACCLFLAGKVEETPKKCKDIIKTARSLLNDVQFGQFGDDPKEEVMVLERILLQTIKFDLQVEHPYQFLLKYAKQLKGDKNKIQKLVQMAWTFVNDSLCTTLSLQWEPEIIAVAVMYLAGRLCKFEIQEWTSKPMYRRWWEQFVQDVPVDVLEDICHQILDLYSQGKQQMPHHTPHQLQQPPSLQPTPQVPQVQQSQPSQGSEPSQPQQKDPQQSAQQQQQQQQQQQQQQQQAQQPKKASPQPSPPRQVKRAVVVSPKEDNKAAEPPPPKIPKIETTHPPLPPAHPPPDRKPPLAAALGEAEPPGPVDASDLPKVQIPPPAHSAPVHQPPPLPHRPPPPPPSSYMTGMSTTSSYMSGEGYQSLQSMMKTEGPSYGALPPAYGPPAHLPYHPHVYPPNPPPPPVPPPPASFPPPSIPPPTPGYPPPPPTYNPNFPPPPPRLPPTHAVPPHPPPGLGLPPASYPPPAVPPGGQPPVPPPIPPPGMPPVGGLGRAAWMR